The following are encoded together in the Roseobacter denitrificans OCh 114 genome:
- a CDS encoding aspartate/glutamate racemase family protein, which translates to MRLLLINPNTTQSMTAAMTTVARQIASQQAEVVPVTARTGFPYISSRAEAQIAGADVLDTIASHQSGVDAVIIAAFGDPGLTAARELFDLPIVGMAEAAVMSAAMLGERFSIVTFSPHMSRWYSDCVHQTGLGARFTGVRCPVTAPDTLDDIATALRQDLIDLARDAVALDGADVVIMGGAPLAGLAPAIARDAPGILVDPIAAATLQALALPRLAPSYANRTNRPLHKTSTGLSTELTAVIAGEKT; encoded by the coding sequence ATGCGCCTTTTGCTGATCAACCCGAATACAACGCAAAGCATGACAGCGGCGATGACCACGGTCGCACGACAAATCGCCAGCCAACAGGCCGAGGTCGTCCCCGTCACGGCCCGCACAGGCTTTCCCTATATCTCCTCGCGCGCAGAGGCGCAGATTGCGGGCGCGGACGTGCTTGATACTATTGCCAGTCACCAAAGCGGCGTGGACGCTGTCATCATCGCAGCCTTCGGTGATCCGGGCCTGACAGCTGCCCGCGAACTGTTTGATCTGCCCATCGTCGGTATGGCCGAGGCCGCAGTCATGTCAGCCGCGATGCTCGGAGAGCGCTTTTCGATCGTGACGTTCTCGCCTCACATGTCGCGCTGGTACTCCGATTGCGTGCACCAGACCGGGTTGGGCGCCCGTTTTACAGGGGTGCGGTGCCCCGTGACAGCACCGGACACGCTCGACGATATTGCAACGGCACTCCGGCAGGACCTGATCGATCTGGCGCGCGACGCCGTGGCACTTGATGGTGCGGACGTGGTGATCATGGGCGGCGCGCCTCTCGCTGGACTGGCCCCTGCAATCGCCCGGGATGCGCCCGGTATTCTGGTCGACCCCATTGCGGCGGCGACCTTGCAGGCTTTGGCCCTGCCGCGCCTTGCGCCCAGCTACGCCAATCGCACCAACCGCCCCTTGCACAAGACCTCAACCGGGTTGAGCACAGAGCTGACTGCCGTCATCGCAGGAGAAAAAACATGA
- the phnD gene encoding phosphonate ABC transporter substrate-binding protein: protein MKKTLALALAASTALSTGAFAQEITEFRIGILGGENAQDRMNSYQCLADYTTEALGVETKLFAPADYNGVIQGLLGGTIDMAWLGASAYAATYLQDPEAVKPVLIKVNVDGSIGYHSIGFARVDSGITSLDDMKGKVFGFGDPNSTSGYLIPSIEIPQYKDGMTMESGEYFGEVKFTGGHEQTIVAVNNGDIDGGVTWADGQGNWEDGYNSGALRKAVDAGLVDMNDMVQIWKSNVIPEGPVVLRKALPAQVRETMTALVDGLHERDPDCAYGVAAGDTLGFQPVTHDTYISIVEARKAKIGG from the coding sequence ATGAAAAAGACCCTCGCACTGGCGCTTGCCGCCTCCACAGCCCTCAGCACAGGAGCTTTTGCGCAAGAGATCACCGAGTTCCGCATCGGGATCCTCGGCGGTGAAAACGCGCAGGACCGGATGAACAGCTATCAGTGCCTTGCCGATTACACGACCGAAGCGCTCGGCGTCGAAACCAAGCTTTTTGCGCCGGCTGACTACAACGGCGTGATTCAGGGCCTGCTGGGCGGTACCATCGATATGGCGTGGCTGGGGGCCTCTGCCTATGCCGCAACCTACCTGCAGGACCCGGAAGCGGTTAAGCCTGTGCTGATCAAGGTGAATGTCGACGGCTCCATCGGCTACCACTCCATCGGTTTTGCCCGCGTGGACAGTGGCATCACCTCGCTGGATGACATGAAAGGAAAGGTCTTTGGTTTTGGCGACCCGAACTCGACCTCCGGGTACCTGATCCCTTCCATCGAAATCCCGCAGTATAAGGACGGCATGACCATGGAAAGCGGTGAGTACTTCGGTGAAGTCAAATTCACGGGCGGCCACGAGCAGACCATCGTTGCGGTGAACAACGGCGACATTGATGGCGGCGTCACATGGGCCGATGGTCAGGGCAACTGGGAAGACGGCTACAACTCCGGCGCGCTGCGCAAGGCGGTGGACGCGGGGCTCGTTGACATGAACGACATGGTTCAGATCTGGAAATCCAACGTCATCCCGGAAGGTCCGGTCGTGCTGCGCAAGGCCCTTCCGGCACAAGTGCGCGAAACCATGACCGCATTGGTTGACGGCCTGCATGAACGTGACCCGGACTGTGCTTATGGTGTGGCTGCAGGCGACACGCTGGGCTTTCAGCCCGTGACACATGACACCTACATTTCCATCGTCGAAGCGCGCAAAGCGAAAATCGGCGGCTAA
- a CDS encoding ArsJ-associated glyceraldehyde-3-phosphate dehydrogenase yields MTVYALNGLGRIGKLALKPLLERGAEIAWINDAAGDPEMHAHLLEFDSVHGRWKADFAHASDSVTINGQRLPFIGTGDIAALPLEGVDVVIDCTGVFKTEAKIAPYFDAGVKKVVVSAPVKDGDAANIVYGVNHDIYAPERHRIVTAASCTTNCLAPVVKVIHDNLRIKHGSITTIHNVTNTQIIVDRPAKDLRRARSALNSLIPTTTGSATAITLIYPELTGRLNGHAVRVPLLNASLTDCVFEVEQETTADEVNALFKAASEGPLNGILGYEERPLVSTDYTNDERSSIIDALSTMVINGTQVKVYAWYDNEMGYAHRLVDVACMVGDSL; encoded by the coding sequence ATGACTGTCTACGCACTCAACGGCCTTGGCCGGATTGGCAAGCTGGCCTTGAAACCGCTGCTGGAACGCGGGGCTGAAATCGCATGGATCAACGATGCGGCGGGTGATCCGGAGATGCACGCCCATCTTCTGGAATTCGACAGCGTCCATGGCCGCTGGAAGGCCGATTTCGCCCACGCTTCTGACAGCGTGACAATCAATGGCCAGCGTCTGCCGTTCATCGGCACAGGCGACATCGCCGCGCTGCCACTGGAGGGCGTTGATGTGGTGATTGATTGCACAGGCGTTTTCAAGACAGAGGCGAAAATAGCCCCCTATTTCGATGCAGGGGTGAAGAAAGTGGTGGTATCGGCCCCGGTCAAGGACGGGGATGCCGCCAATATCGTCTACGGGGTCAATCACGATATCTATGCACCGGAGCGTCACCGCATCGTGACCGCGGCCAGTTGCACGACAAATTGTCTGGCGCCGGTCGTAAAGGTCATTCACGATAATCTGCGGATCAAACATGGTTCCATCACGACGATCCACAATGTGACCAACACGCAGATCATTGTGGACCGCCCGGCCAAGGATCTGCGCCGCGCGCGCTCGGCGCTGAATTCCCTCATTCCGACCACGACAGGCAGTGCCACCGCGATCACGCTGATCTATCCCGAACTGACGGGCCGCCTGAACGGTCACGCCGTCCGCGTGCCACTGCTCAACGCGTCACTGACTGATTGCGTGTTCGAAGTGGAACAAGAGACCACTGCTGACGAGGTCAACGCTCTGTTCAAGGCCGCGTCAGAAGGGCCGCTGAATGGCATCCTCGGCTATGAGGAACGCCCGCTCGTGTCCACGGATTACACAAACGACGAAAGATCCAGCATCATTGATGCGCTTTCTACCATGGTAATCAATGGCACGCAGGTGAAAGTCTATGCGTGGTATGACAACGAGATGGGGTATGCGCATCGGCTGGTGGATGTGGCCTGCATGGTCGGGGACAGTCTGTGA
- a CDS encoding chloramphenicol acetyltransferase, translated as MSATRLKPDVPFVHPNCEITDATFGRYVEIGRGSRLAHCELDDYSYCDRYADIANASIGKFSNIAAFVRIGATDHPMDKASLHHFHYRSADYFEDATHDEVWFDHRRSRRTVIGHDTWLGHGAQVRPDVTIGHGAVVAGGAIVTKDVPPYMIVAGIPAVPLRPRFTSSVADRLMALAWWDWPHDRLRGALDDIRTLSAEEFLERYEGTV; from the coding sequence TTGAGTGCGACCAGATTGAAACCGGATGTCCCCTTTGTTCATCCCAATTGCGAAATCACAGATGCAACATTCGGACGATATGTCGAAATCGGACGCGGCAGCCGCTTGGCCCATTGCGAATTGGATGACTATTCATATTGCGACCGATATGCCGATATTGCCAATGCTTCCATCGGGAAGTTCTCCAACATTGCTGCGTTCGTGCGGATCGGCGCGACGGACCACCCGATGGACAAGGCAAGTCTGCATCACTTTCACTATCGCTCAGCCGATTATTTCGAAGATGCAACGCATGATGAGGTGTGGTTTGATCACAGGCGAAGCCGCCGCACTGTGATCGGCCATGACACTTGGCTTGGCCATGGCGCACAGGTCCGGCCCGACGTGACCATCGGCCACGGGGCAGTTGTCGCAGGCGGTGCCATTGTGACCAAGGATGTGCCGCCATACATGATCGTTGCCGGTATTCCAGCTGTCCCGCTGCGCCCCCGATTTACGTCCAGCGTTGCTGACAGGTTGATGGCGCTTGCATGGTGGGATTGGCCGCACGACCGCCTGCGCGGCGCACTCGATGATATTCGCACCCTCAGTGCAGAGGAATTTCTGGAGCGCTACGAGGGCACGGTCTGA
- the arsJ gene encoding organoarsenical effux MFS transporter ArsJ, with product MTKSATRPKGLSAYIAVTAAYWAFMLTDGALRMLVLLHFHTLGFSPVQLAYLFVLYEIAGVITNLSAGWIAARFGLTSTLYAGLGLQVLALLALAQLDPGWAIGTSVVFVMLVQGASGVAKDLAKMSSKSAVKLLAPTQDGSLFRWVAILTGSKNMVKGAGFLLGAVLLAMVGFVWAVLGMAAILAAILLVVLIAMPPGLPKGRKGAKFSEVFSKSPNVNWLSAARVFLFGARDVWFVVGIPIYFYAVLSDGTTEGNRAAFFMIGTFMALWVILYGLVQANAPRILRARERAEADLIGAARTWGWGLAAVPAVLTLAAITATGPHMWLTVTLVAGLLIFGAVFAVNSSLHSYLILSFTKAERVTMDVGFYYMANAGGRLAGTLLSGLTYQAGGLALMLGTAAVMVAVSAITVGFLTPQNREKS from the coding sequence GTGACCAAAAGCGCCACGCGCCCAAAGGGCCTGTCGGCCTATATCGCGGTCACGGCGGCCTATTGGGCATTCATGCTGACCGACGGTGCCTTGCGCATGCTGGTGCTGTTGCACTTTCACACGCTGGGCTTCTCTCCGGTCCAGCTGGCCTATCTGTTTGTTCTCTATGAAATCGCCGGCGTCATCACCAATCTGAGCGCGGGCTGGATTGCGGCGCGCTTCGGCCTGACGTCGACGCTTTACGCGGGGCTGGGGCTGCAAGTGCTGGCGCTGCTGGCCCTGGCGCAGCTTGATCCGGGCTGGGCGATTGGCACATCCGTTGTTTTTGTCATGCTTGTGCAGGGTGCAAGCGGCGTGGCCAAGGACCTTGCCAAGATGTCGTCCAAATCCGCCGTCAAATTGCTCGCGCCGACACAGGATGGATCGCTCTTTCGCTGGGTGGCAATTCTGACAGGGTCCAAGAACATGGTGAAGGGGGCGGGGTTCCTGCTGGGCGCGGTTTTGCTGGCGATGGTTGGATTTGTCTGGGCGGTTTTGGGCATGGCCGCGATCCTTGCCGCAATTTTGCTGGTCGTTTTGATTGCCATGCCGCCGGGCCTGCCGAAGGGGCGCAAGGGCGCGAAATTTTCGGAGGTGTTTTCAAAATCTCCCAACGTGAACTGGCTGAGTGCGGCACGGGTGTTCCTGTTCGGGGCGCGGGACGTCTGGTTCGTTGTCGGCATTCCGATCTATTTCTACGCTGTGTTGTCGGATGGGACGACTGAGGGCAACCGCGCTGCATTCTTCATGATCGGGACGTTCATGGCCCTTTGGGTCATTCTCTATGGTCTCGTTCAGGCCAACGCGCCGCGCATCTTGCGGGCGAGGGAACGGGCCGAAGCGGATCTGATCGGCGCAGCGCGCACGTGGGGCTGGGGCCTTGCTGCGGTTCCAGCGGTGCTGACACTCGCGGCGATCACCGCCACGGGGCCGCATATGTGGCTCACCGTCACGCTTGTCGCCGGGTTGCTGATCTTCGGGGCAGTCTTTGCAGTGAATTCATCGCTGCATTCCTACCTGATCCTGTCCTTTACAAAGGCGGAGCGGGTCACGATGGATGTGGGTTTTTACTACATGGCCAATGCGGGTGGACGCTTGGCCGGCACCTTGCTGTCGGGCCTGACATATCAGGCAGGCGGTCTGGCCCTCATGCTGGGCACTGCGGCAGTGATGGTCGCGGTATCAGCGATCACGGTCGGTTTCTTAACGCCCCAGAATCGCGAAAAATCATAA
- a CDS encoding ABC transporter permease, which produces MTGTDRLALSLSWIVALGCVFFLMLPIVITLAASFTSSAVYTLPPPEWSLRWYQSLERRLGLWDAVALSLNLAVVSTMISLVLGTLAAIAVARGRFQGREAIATFTVSPLMMPGLVVGVALLQFFREIGLRDAYWSLLLGHIVITLPFVMRTLLASMAAFDFSLVDAARTLGLSYPRAILRVLVPNLAPAYLTGGLFAFLASMDNYPISIFLTDARNKTLPIKMLQYLEEQPDPSLAAISSGLILLACIVLIIGSRTVGLNRMIQG; this is translated from the coding sequence ATGACCGGAACCGACCGCCTTGCCCTCAGCCTGAGCTGGATTGTCGCCTTGGGCTGCGTCTTTTTCCTGATGTTGCCGATTGTCATTACTCTTGCGGCGTCTTTTACCTCCTCGGCCGTCTACACGCTGCCGCCACCTGAATGGTCGCTGCGTTGGTATCAGTCGCTGGAACGTCGCCTCGGGCTGTGGGACGCCGTGGCGCTGTCGCTCAACCTTGCGGTCGTCTCGACCATGATCTCGCTCGTGCTTGGGACGCTGGCCGCCATCGCTGTTGCGCGCGGGCGGTTTCAGGGACGCGAGGCGATTGCCACCTTTACGGTTTCGCCCCTGATGATGCCGGGGCTTGTGGTCGGTGTTGCCTTGCTGCAGTTTTTTCGAGAGATCGGCCTGCGGGACGCCTATTGGTCGCTGCTACTGGGTCATATCGTCATCACCCTGCCCTTCGTGATGCGCACGCTTCTGGCCTCCATGGCGGCCTTCGATTTCAGCCTTGTCGATGCCGCACGAACCCTTGGCCTGAGCTATCCGCGCGCAATCCTGCGAGTGCTGGTGCCCAATCTGGCGCCCGCCTACCTGACCGGTGGATTGTTTGCCTTCCTCGCGTCGATGGACAACTACCCGATATCCATCTTCCTCACGGATGCGCGCAACAAGACACTGCCGATCAAGATGCTGCAATACCTCGAAGAACAACCCGACCCGTCCCTTGCGGCGATCTCTTCAGGGCTGATCCTGTTGGCCTGTATCGTGCTCATCATCGGCTCCCGGACCGTTGGCCTGAACAGGATGATCCAGGGATGA
- a CDS encoding amidase: MSPLDGPISQLVAAVQTGAVTPKALVAEALARAEARNPAINAICQINPHALTEAENVSKRLQTGETLPLAGVPVLIKDNIWVAGLRCAQGSKLFADFIAPQDAEAVTRLRVAGAVIIGISTCSEFACKGATNSPLQGITRNPVNPDLTPGGSSGGSVAAVAAGIVPLALGTDAGGSSRRPPAHTGLCGFKPTQDLIPYGPCHDEPVWGISVICPIARRMEDISLAMQSLAGLEPVPAPMLEIAASSDFGTGQALDRDVAANFDKVLGVLEGAGVSVTQAQIDWPGTIKGHSILPLQCAGLADLYGDIWRETPELFDPAIAGQIETGLSFTGVDVAGAHQISHQMRETLRAALDRYGVIATPTTPCAAWPAAQDAPTRIGGTPAGPRDHAAFTPQINHAGVPALSLPCGTDGDGRPLGLQLIARAGHDAELIALARRLEPLLKEIA, from the coding sequence ATGAGCCCTCTCGATGGTCCTATCTCGCAGCTTGTTGCGGCAGTGCAAACCGGCGCAGTCACGCCAAAGGCACTTGTGGCCGAAGCGCTCGCGCGTGCGGAGGCGCGCAACCCGGCAATCAATGCAATCTGCCAGATCAATCCCCACGCCCTTACGGAGGCAGAGAATGTGTCCAAAAGGCTGCAAACCGGAGAGACCCTGCCGCTTGCGGGCGTGCCTGTGCTGATCAAAGACAATATCTGGGTCGCAGGGCTGCGCTGCGCGCAAGGCTCAAAGCTGTTTGCCGATTTCATCGCACCGCAGGATGCCGAAGCGGTGACACGCCTGCGCGTGGCAGGTGCCGTCATCATCGGGATCAGCACCTGTTCCGAATTCGCGTGCAAAGGGGCGACCAACTCCCCGCTGCAGGGGATCACGCGCAACCCGGTCAACCCGGACCTGACGCCCGGCGGGTCTTCGGGCGGGTCCGTCGCTGCGGTCGCAGCAGGGATTGTCCCGCTCGCGCTTGGCACGGATGCGGGTGGCTCGTCGCGCCGCCCGCCTGCCCATACGGGTCTGTGCGGTTTCAAACCGACGCAGGATCTGATCCCCTACGGACCATGCCATGATGAGCCGGTCTGGGGCATCTCAGTCATCTGCCCCATCGCGCGCCGGATGGAGGACATCAGCCTCGCCATGCAGAGCCTCGCCGGGCTGGAACCTGTGCCGGCCCCGATGCTGGAGATCGCCGCCTCATCGGATTTCGGCACAGGCCAAGCGCTTGATCGAGATGTGGCAGCAAACTTTGACAAAGTGCTTGGGGTGCTTGAGGGAGCGGGCGTCTCGGTCACGCAAGCGCAGATTGACTGGCCCGGGACCATCAAGGGACATAGCATCCTGCCGCTTCAGTGCGCGGGTCTTGCGGATTTATACGGCGATATCTGGCGGGAAACGCCGGAACTGTTCGACCCCGCGATTGCCGGGCAAATCGAAACGGGCCTGTCATTCACCGGGGTTGACGTGGCCGGGGCGCACCAGATTTCGCACCAGATGCGCGAAACACTGCGGGCCGCGCTGGATCGCTATGGCGTGATTGCCACTCCGACGACACCCTGTGCGGCATGGCCCGCTGCGCAAGACGCCCCGACCCGGATCGGTGGCACACCCGCAGGACCCCGGGATCATGCCGCCTTCACACCGCAGATCAACCATGCCGGTGTTCCGGCCCTATCCCTCCCCTGTGGCACGGATGGCGACGGGCGACCGCTTGGCCTGCAACTGATCGCACGCGCGGGCCATGACGCGGAACTGATTGCCCTCGCACGGCGGCTGGAACCGCTTCTGAAGGAGATCGCCTGA
- the phnE gene encoding phosphonate ABC transporter, permease protein PhnE — MTTTDLDATKFEAEKLFHRKRLTGFGIPLVLAVYLVYVFFAFDLPGLAGRANMENAVTLASDSWSHKVHVTRDNRSGEITYAVEGERKGRYPEGQRPDWVSGDNAIIIDLGRGHIVRYLPDNRTEIEIPGFPLIRAQAEGRTVTTNLRGDLPDWISASDRRVGITTPEGRITLTGARTEVFNYFPGWELFWFTLDSPYHGHSLGTLLFADRLDPARSNISGAISDWWNNAMWRHRDVAWAIGETILIAFLGTMGAAIIALPLGFLAAKRFSPFMLERAATRRLFDFVRGVDAVIWTVVLARAFGPGPLTGALAILITDTGTFGKIFSEALENVDQKQIEGVVSTGAKPLQRYRFGVIPQIVPVLLAQILYFLESNTRSATIIGAITGGGIGLMLTQAIQTQKDWEEVAYYIVLIIAMVMFMDWFSGWLRGKLIGRKDA, encoded by the coding sequence ATGACCACCACCGATCTGGACGCAACCAAGTTTGAGGCCGAAAAACTCTTTCACCGCAAGCGCTTGACTGGCTTCGGCATCCCCTTGGTCCTCGCCGTCTACCTGGTCTATGTCTTCTTTGCGTTTGACCTGCCCGGGCTTGCCGGACGCGCCAATATGGAAAACGCCGTGACGCTGGCTTCCGACAGCTGGTCCCACAAGGTGCATGTTACCCGGGACAACAGATCGGGAGAGATCACCTATGCCGTCGAGGGAGAGCGCAAGGGCCGCTACCCCGAAGGTCAAAGACCCGATTGGGTAAGCGGCGATAATGCGATCATCATCGATCTGGGGCGCGGGCATATCGTGCGATATCTCCCGGACAACCGGACCGAGATCGAAATTCCCGGCTTCCCCCTGATCAGGGCGCAGGCCGAGGGGCGCACCGTCACGACCAACCTGCGCGGTGATCTGCCCGATTGGATTTCCGCCTCTGACCGCCGCGTGGGCATCACCACGCCCGAAGGCCGCATCACCCTGACCGGCGCGCGCACCGAAGTGTTCAATTATTTTCCCGGATGGGAGCTGTTCTGGTTCACGCTCGACAGCCCCTATCATGGTCACAGCCTCGGCACGCTGTTGTTTGCAGACCGTCTGGACCCCGCAAGATCAAACATCTCCGGCGCGATTTCGGACTGGTGGAACAACGCCATGTGGCGGCACAGGGATGTGGCCTGGGCCATTGGCGAGACGATCCTGATCGCTTTCCTTGGCACGATGGGGGCGGCCATCATCGCCCTCCCACTGGGGTTTCTCGCGGCCAAGCGGTTTTCGCCCTTCATGTTGGAACGCGCCGCCACCCGCCGCCTGTTCGATTTTGTGCGCGGTGTCGATGCGGTGATCTGGACGGTGGTTCTGGCCCGCGCCTTTGGCCCCGGCCCGCTTACGGGCGCATTGGCAATCCTGATCACGGACACCGGCACCTTTGGCAAGATCTTTTCGGAGGCGTTGGAAAACGTGGATCAAAAGCAGATCGAGGGTGTCGTCTCGACCGGGGCCAAACCCTTGCAACGCTACCGCTTTGGCGTCATCCCGCAGATTGTGCCGGTGCTTTTGGCGCAAATCCTGTATTTTCTGGAATCCAACACCCGCTCCGCCACCATCATCGGCGCAATCACCGGCGGCGGCATCGGCCTGATGCTGACCCAAGCGATCCAGACCCAGAAAGACTGGGAGGAAGTCGCCTATTACATTGTGCTGATCATCGCCATGGTGATGTTCATGGACTGGTTCTCGGGCTGGCTGCGCGGCAAGCTGATCGGGCGCAAGGACGCATGA
- the phnC gene encoding phosphonate ABC transporter ATP-binding protein, producing MLTIDKLTKRFGEKTAVDAATIRVEKPTMIGIIGRSGAGKSTLLRMLNCLSSASEGTITFEGEEITGLRGAARRNWQSRCAMIFQQFNLVPRMDVVSNVLHGTLNKRSTFATMFNLYPQSDIHRAIEILDRLGIAEQAAKRAEALSGGQQQRVAIARALMQNPKIILADEPIASLDPMNAQVVMQALRRIHEEDGRMVIANLHTLDTARRYCDRVIGMRDGRIVFDGTPAQLTTGVARDIYGAGAGFSEAATSTEIDALDKPDIPTAKAYA from the coding sequence ATGCTGACGATTGACAAGCTGACCAAGCGGTTCGGGGAAAAAACGGCAGTCGATGCCGCAACCATCCGGGTCGAAAAACCCACGATGATCGGGATCATTGGCCGCTCGGGTGCTGGCAAATCCACGCTCTTGCGGATGCTCAATTGTCTCAGCAGCGCCTCTGAGGGCACAATCACCTTTGAAGGTGAAGAGATCACCGGGCTGCGGGGGGCTGCGCGGCGCAATTGGCAGTCGCGTTGCGCCATGATTTTCCAGCAGTTCAACCTCGTCCCCCGCATGGATGTCGTGTCAAACGTGCTGCATGGCACCCTGAACAAACGCTCGACCTTTGCGACAATGTTCAACCTTTACCCGCAGTCGGACATCCACCGCGCCATTGAAATTCTGGACCGGCTTGGCATCGCCGAACAGGCGGCGAAACGGGCCGAAGCGCTTTCGGGTGGGCAACAACAGCGCGTGGCGATCGCGCGCGCCCTGATGCAGAATCCGAAAATCATCCTTGCCGATGAACCTATCGCAAGCCTTGACCCGATGAATGCGCAAGTGGTCATGCAAGCTCTGCGCCGCATCCATGAGGAAGACGGGCGCATGGTCATCGCAAACCTCCATACGCTTGATACGGCGCGGCGCTATTGCGACCGGGTGATCGGGATGCGCGACGGGCGGATTGTTTTTGACGGCACGCCGGCGCAGCTGACCACCGGTGTCGCGCGTGACATCTACGGGGCCGGGGCAGGTTTTTCCGAAGCCGCGACCTCCACCGAAATCGACGCATTGGACAAACCAGACATCCCGACAGCCAAGGCCTACGCCTGA
- the hydA gene encoding dihydropyrimidinase has translation MTHDTVITGARVVAASGTTMCDIGITQGQIATLGSALTGTEVIDATGLIALPGGIDSHVHISQPSGPGIEMADDFISGTRAAACGGNTTILPFCLPEDGQTLREAVAAYRKKAEGNCMTDVAFHLIVKQTDPVTLGQDLPALIRAGYTSFKVFMTYAGLALSDRQILDVMAVAKEQNAMVMVHAENEDAIEFLRDRAEREGETGPYHHATTRPIPVEREATHRAISLAEIAGVPLTIVHVSNGEATEEIVRARARGLTVFAETCPQYITLTASDLDRDGFDGAKYVCSPPPRTADEWPKIWAGIEQGTFDLFSSDHCPFRFNDTAGKDAPGARTSFRNIPNGIPGVETRLPILFSEGVVAGRLSLERFAAITATNHARLYGLYPRKGAIMVGADADITLWDPTVTKPIRQHDLHHGSDYTPWEGFEVTGWPVRTILRGKSVMQDGHPVGPPMGEHLERGAPDVQL, from the coding sequence ATGACCCATGACACCGTCATCACCGGGGCCCGCGTCGTTGCTGCGAGCGGAACCACAATGTGCGACATCGGGATCACGCAAGGACAGATCGCAACCCTTGGCAGCGCATTGACGGGCACGGAGGTGATCGACGCCACTGGCCTGATTGCCCTGCCCGGCGGGATCGACAGCCATGTGCATATCTCGCAGCCCTCAGGCCCGGGGATTGAGATGGCCGATGATTTTATCTCGGGCACCCGCGCGGCAGCTTGCGGCGGAAACACGACCATCCTGCCGTTTTGCCTGCCGGAGGACGGCCAAACCCTGCGCGAGGCGGTGGCGGCCTACCGCAAGAAGGCAGAAGGCAACTGCATGACCGACGTGGCCTTTCACCTGATCGTCAAACAAACCGACCCGGTTACGCTGGGTCAGGACCTGCCCGCGCTGATCCGGGCCGGCTATACCAGCTTCAAGGTCTTCATGACCTACGCGGGCCTCGCCCTGTCGGACCGCCAGATCCTCGACGTCATGGCCGTGGCAAAGGAACAGAATGCCATGGTGATGGTTCACGCCGAAAACGAAGATGCCATCGAATTCCTGCGCGACCGGGCCGAGCGGGAAGGCGAAACCGGGCCCTACCATCATGCAACGACGCGGCCTATCCCGGTAGAGCGTGAAGCGACCCATCGCGCCATATCACTGGCCGAAATCGCGGGCGTGCCGCTGACCATCGTGCACGTCTCCAACGGCGAGGCGACCGAGGAGATCGTGCGCGCCCGCGCGCGGGGACTGACGGTTTTTGCCGAAACCTGCCCGCAGTATATCACGCTGACTGCGTCTGATCTGGATCGCGACGGGTTTGACGGGGCGAAATACGTCTGCTCTCCCCCGCCGCGCACTGCGGATGAATGGCCGAAGATATGGGCCGGCATCGAACAGGGCACATTTGATCTGTTTTCCTCAGACCACTGTCCGTTTCGCTTCAATGATACGGCGGGCAAGGATGCTCCCGGCGCCCGCACGAGTTTTCGCAATATCCCAAACGGCATTCCGGGGGTCGAGACACGCCTGCCGATCCTCTTTTCCGAAGGCGTGGTGGCAGGGCGTCTGTCGCTTGAACGCTTTGCTGCGATCACCGCCACCAATCACGCCCGTCTCTACGGGCTTTATCCGCGCAAGGGGGCGATCATGGTCGGTGCGGATGCCGACATAACGCTGTGGGATCCCACAGTGACCAAGCCCATTCGCCAGCACGATCTGCATCACGGCTCTGATTACACACCATGGGAGGGATTCGAGGTGACAGGCTGGCCTGTGCGCACCATCCTGCGCGGCAAATCCGTCATGCAGGATGGCCACCCCGTGGGTCCACCAATGGGCGAACATCTGGAACGCGGGGCACCGGACGTGCAGCTCTGA